The following proteins are encoded in a genomic region of Sparus aurata chromosome 23, fSpaAur1.1, whole genome shotgun sequence:
- the LOC115575973 gene encoding zinc finger MYM-type protein 1-like — MEGRKRPGGAEKARLRKRKALEEGAAKCAKLTDIFLRGQTQEVAAASEQQISQSTAERDDEEAMTAQWTDESDAERDDSEIISRETAEAQQKIPEAQADASLDEESDHLDFFAHPQTQDLEVFFSYHPQQPTKHPLLAKVFHSKHGTNRKWLTYSEKTQSLYCSVCLAFAPSASDSPFIKGGMKTWKHVHQRIEEHEKSKIHRDSADAYFLLAQRADVKSLLAGKQMSLHHEQVKKKRQVMERIVDVIKVIGKCGLSYRGDKAEAAYTLENTAVNHGNFLELMTLLSRYDLCLQQHMSSCIEQSRRHHDTGAKGRGSLVTLLSKDIVGKVVDVLSQVIKGKIADEVREAGMFSVQIDTTQDVTSKDQCAVIVRYVTNAIHERLVAVVDCEKSTGKYLTELLKHTLEKLNIDIGTCVGNSTDGAANMQGQYKGFSAFLSEQSPTQIHVWCYAHVLNLVLADTTGSVIESASLFSLLNEVAVFLRESYKRMQRWEETSEDKRHRRLCPIGETRWWAKDQALTKVFGCFGNPQDALYVDLLLTLASVEGDGSMKPTVRVKAKGYIENLQKYEIILTAQAFLRIFQHTSPLSKYLQTQGMDIVTAQHLVEGTEDNLKKHVRDFEGVKGAADEFVKWANEKLQEMDNCELAVQTALPEKRVRKKKRMPGELSDDDTVASPDAAFEVNVHNVILDTVAGGINRRFSANAKLASDFACLDPKNFPEIRANGLPNSALKEISKCLLRFDDRATVSTLHTELSSLASQWERLKKSLHESYTVRTGCEMENGQEDSGGRSHMEPEMELESRTCSSCKNCAICVHQILSQYNLLTDAYHVIGLAYKFLLTLSITQVACERSFSTLKFVKNRLRSSMTQDHMEAFMLMCTEKEILMSIDNDKVIDKVAETSALLRRLLML; from the exons ATGGAAGGTAGGAAGAGGCCAGGAGGGGCTGAAAAGGCCAGATTGAGGAAAAGGAAGGCGTTGGAGGAGGGTGCTGCCAAATGTGCCAAGCTAACAGATATTTTTTTGAGAGGACAGACACAAGAAGTGGCCGCTG CCTCTGAGCAGCAGATAAGCCAGTCTACTGCTGAAAGGGATGATGAAGAGGCCATGACTGCACAATGGACAG ATGAGTCAGATGCTGAGAGAGATGACAGTGAGATCATATCCAGGGAGACAGCAGAAGCCCAGCAGAAGATCCCAGAGGCTCAGGCAGATGCTAGTCTAGATGAAGAGAGTgatcatttagatttttttgctCATCCTCAAACACAGGATCTAGAGGTGTTTTTCAGTTACCATCCTCAGCAGCCCACAAAACACCCCCTACTGGCTAAGGTGTTTCACAGCAAACATGGTACCAACCGCAAGTGGTTGACATACAGTGAGAAAACACAATCACTCtattgttctgtgtgtttggcaTTTGCACCCTCTGCAAGTGATAGTCCTTTCATAAAGGGAGGTATGAAAACGTGGAAACATGTTCATCAGCGGATAGAGGAGCATGAGAAAAGTAAAATCCACAGAGATAGTGCTGATGCTTACTTTCTGTTGGCTCAAAGGGCAGATGTAAAAAGCCTTCTGGCTGGCAAACAAATGTCTTTACATCATGAGCAGGTGAAGAAGAAGCGTCAGGTGATGGAACGCATAGTAGATGTGATCAAAGTCATAGGCAAATGTGGACTTAGTTACAGAGGGGATAAAGCAGAGGCTGCTTATACACTTGAAAATACCGCTGTCAATCATGGCAACTTTCTGGAGTTGATGACACTTTTGAGCCGGTATGATCTGTGCCTTCAACAACACATGAGCAGTTGTATTGAGCAAAGCAGGAGGCATCATGACACTGGTGCAAAAGGAAGAGGTTCTCTTGTGACTCTGCTCTCAAAGGACATTGTTGGTAAAGTCGTGGATGTTCTCAGCCAAGTGATAAAGGGCAAGATTGCAGATGAGGTTAGAGAGGCGGGAATGTTTTCAGTTCAAATTGATACAACCCAAGATGTCACATCAAAGGACCAGTGTGCTGTCATTGTCAGATATGTCACAAATGCCATTCATGAGCGGTTGGTTGCTGTAGTGGACTGTGAAAAATCCACTGGCAAGTACTTGACAGAGCTACTGAAACACACATTAGAAAAACTCAACATTGACATTGGCACATGTGTGGGCAACTCCACTGATGGTGCAGCAAATATGCAGGGACAGTATAAAGGGTTCTCTGCATTTCTCTCTGAGCAGTCTCCAACACAGATTCATGTCTGGTGTTACGCACATGTTCTCAATCTGGTACTGGCAGACACAACAGGCAGTGTTATAGAAAGTGCATCTCTTTTTTCATTGCTTAATGAAGTGGCAGTTTTCCTCAGAGAGTCATATAAGCGCATGCAGAGGTGGGAAGAGACAAGTGAGGACAAACGTCACAGGAGACTGTGCCCAATAGGGGAAACAAGGTGGTGGGCTAAGGATCAGGCTCTCACTAAAGTCTTTGGGTGTTTTGGTAATCCCCAGGATGCATTGTATGTTGACCTGCTGCTGACCCTAGCCTCTGTTGAGGGAGATGGGAGTATGAAGCCAACAGTGAGGGTCAAAGCAAAGGGATACATTGAAAATCTTCAGAAATATGAGATTATCCTCACTGCTCAAGCCTTCCTCCGCATTTTCCAACATACATCCCCCCTGTCCAAGTACCTACAGACACAGGGAATGGATATCGTGACAGCTCAGCATCTGGTTGAGGGGACAGAGGATAACCTCAAAAAACATGTCAGGGACTTTGAGGGAGTGAAAGGAGCAGCTGATGAGTTTGTGAAGTGGGCCAATGAAAAGCTCCAAGAGATGGACAACTGTGAGCTAGCTGTGCAGACTGCACTACCAGAGAAGCGTGtccgaaaaaagaaaagaatgccAGGAGAGCTTTCAGATGATGACACAGTAGCGTCACCTGATGCTGCCTTTGAGGTGAATGTCCATAATGTCATTCTGGACACTGTGGCAGGTGGCATCAATAGGAGGTTTTCAGCAAATGCAAAACTTGCTTCAGATTTTGCTTGTCTTGACCCTAAAAACTTTCCTGAAATAAGGGCAAATGGGCTCCCCAACTCAGCGCTTAAGGAAATCAGCAAATGTCTGCTTAGGTTCGATGACAGAGCTACTGTTAGCACATTACATACTGAACTTTCTAGCCTGGCATCCCAGTGGGAGAGACTGAAGAAGTCCCTGCATGAAAGTTACACTGTCAGGACAGGTTGTGAGATGGAGAATGGACAGGAGGATAGTGGTGGACGGTCACATATGGAACCAGAGATGGAACTTGAGAGCAGGACCTGTTCTTCCTGCAAAAACTGTGCCATTTGTGTACATCAAATCCTCTCACAGTATAACCTCCTCACAGATGCTTACCATGTGATTGGGCTGGCATATAAGTTTCTGTTGACACTTTCCATCACTCAGGTTGCCTGTGAGAGAAGCTTCTCAACCTTAAAGTTTGTCAAAAATAGGCTACGAAGCTCAATGACACAGGACCACATGGAGGCTTTCATGCTAATGTGCACAGAGAAGGAAATCCTTATGTCTATAGACAATGACAAAGTGATAGACAAAGTTGCAGAAACCAGTGCATTGCTTAGGCGGCTATTGATGCTGTAG